One window of the Chloroflexota bacterium genome contains the following:
- a CDS encoding SDR family oxidoreductase: protein MDLQLTGKVAMVAASSRGLGRACAIGLAREGVKLSLAARSAEALAKVADEIEQESGTEVLTVPTDVTQGDQILAWTEQTVARYGGVDILVTNAGGPPHGNWADFQDDEAWIEAFNLNMLSTIRMIRSVIPSMRERGGGRILNIQSTSVKAPLQNLILSNTIRPGVAGLAQSLSRELAGDNILVNTVCPGAIYTDRLRSATLHRAEQVGMTEQEAVAERTQAIPLKRFGTPEEFANMVVFLASGRASYVTGSTIAVDGGSFPAI, encoded by the coding sequence GTGGATCTGCAGTTGACGGGCAAAGTGGCGATGGTGGCGGCATCCAGTCGTGGCCTCGGGCGGGCCTGCGCCATCGGGCTGGCCCGCGAGGGCGTCAAGCTGAGCCTGGCCGCGCGCAGCGCCGAGGCCCTGGCAAAGGTGGCCGACGAGATCGAGCAGGAGTCTGGGACCGAGGTGCTGACGGTCCCCACGGACGTGACCCAGGGCGACCAGATCCTGGCCTGGACCGAGCAGACGGTTGCACGCTACGGCGGCGTGGACATCCTGGTCACCAACGCGGGCGGGCCGCCGCACGGCAACTGGGCCGACTTCCAGGACGACGAGGCCTGGATCGAGGCGTTCAACCTGAACATGCTGAGCACCATCAGGATGATCCGCTCGGTCATCCCCTCGATGCGCGAGCGCGGCGGCGGGCGCATCCTGAACATCCAGTCCACCTCGGTCAAGGCGCCGCTGCAGAACCTGATTCTGTCGAACACGATCCGCCCCGGCGTGGCCGGCCTCGCCCAGAGCCTCTCGCGCGAGCTGGCCGGCGACAACATCCTGGTCAACACGGTCTGCCCGGGCGCGATCTACACCGACCGTCTGCGCTCGGCCACCCTCCACCGCGCCGAGCAGGTCGGCATGACCGAGCAGGAGGCCGTCGCCGAGCGCACCCAGGCGATCCCACTCAAGCGGTTCGGCACGCCCGAGGAGTTCGCCAACATGGTGGTGTTCCTGGCGTCCGGCCGGGCCAGCTACGTGACGGGCAGCACCATCGCGGTGGACGGCGGCTCGTTCCCGGCCATCTAG
- a CDS encoding methyl-accepting chemotaxis protein, with protein sequence MQLGIRGKLYAGFGTVLVLLGLVAFVGYRNTTRFASDFSSLYDDRLVPVLQLSDVQMALYELRLGALGYDLADAAGRQKIRADDAKWIRTIEDRMREYAATELVTAEVEDLAAWQRSFPAYVQTRGRVLDLSDQGKRDEANALRVGEAGRLFTESLNSLTDLTRVQQHVGAAMNADTRATASTSIWLLLGISTLAVALGAGMAAIVSRGIVRGVRDVQTTLTSLTERCASELSRALEALAHNDLTVKVVPLTPAIVRYGSDEIGETARITNLMRDKVIATVDSYEQARVGLQHLLRQVQEASDTVAATSGQLGQAAAQTTGAVQQVTQAIQQVAAGSGEASQSAQASAEAVTQLGQAIDGIARGAGEQAQQVQAVSTTTMQMAAGVEQVAERARDVAEASAEMKDVAEHGARAVRQTVDGMSEIRTVVAAAAARVGDLGRLGEKIGAVVETIDDIAEQTNLLALNAAIEAARAGEHGKGFAVVADEVRKLAERSQRETRAISELIREVQARTREAVDAMEQGSVRVEQGSARADEAGSSLAEILRAVDTTVSQVTQIASAAQEMAGGARGVVDSMGSISAVVEENSAATEQMAAQAGQVNAAIDAIASVSESNSAATEEVSASAEQMSAQVEEMNAQAEELASTAEGLRDLVAQFQLDQSAEPRQVGGQGERQSGQRERQTGQQRAAGRRRAA encoded by the coding sequence GTGCAACTTGGGATTCGCGGCAAGCTGTACGCTGGATTTGGCACGGTTCTGGTCTTGCTGGGACTCGTCGCTTTCGTCGGCTATCGCAACACGACTCGTTTCGCCAGTGACTTCTCGTCGCTCTACGACGACCGGCTGGTCCCCGTCCTGCAACTCTCGGATGTGCAGATGGCACTGTACGAGCTGCGCCTCGGGGCGCTCGGCTACGATCTCGCGGATGCTGCCGGCCGCCAGAAGATCCGTGCCGACGATGCGAAGTGGATCCGGACCATTGAGGACCGCATGCGCGAGTACGCCGCCACCGAGCTGGTGACGGCGGAGGTCGAAGACCTGGCGGCCTGGCAGCGGAGTTTCCCGGCCTACGTGCAGACGCGCGGACGTGTGCTCGACCTGTCCGACCAGGGCAAGCGCGACGAGGCGAACGCCTTGCGTGTCGGGGAGGCCGGGCGGCTGTTCACCGAGTCGCTCAACAGCCTGACGGACCTGACCAGGGTGCAGCAGCACGTTGGCGCGGCGATGAACGCCGACACCCGGGCGACGGCGTCAACCTCGATCTGGCTGCTGCTGGGGATTTCGACGCTGGCCGTCGCGCTCGGCGCGGGCATGGCAGCCATCGTCTCGCGGGGCATCGTGCGCGGGGTCCGCGACGTGCAGACCACGCTGACCTCGCTCACGGAGCGCTGTGCAAGCGAGCTTTCGCGTGCCCTCGAAGCGCTGGCGCACAACGACCTGACCGTCAAAGTGGTTCCGTTGACGCCGGCGATTGTCCGCTACGGCTCCGACGAGATCGGCGAGACCGCGCGGATCACCAACCTGATGCGCGACAAGGTCATCGCGACCGTGGACAGCTACGAGCAGGCCCGGGTGGGGCTGCAGCACCTGCTGCGCCAGGTTCAGGAGGCCTCGGATACCGTCGCGGCCACGTCCGGGCAGCTCGGGCAGGCCGCCGCGCAGACGACGGGCGCGGTCCAGCAGGTGACCCAGGCGATCCAGCAGGTGGCGGCCGGCTCGGGCGAGGCCAGCCAGTCGGCCCAGGCGTCGGCTGAGGCCGTGACGCAGCTCGGGCAGGCCATCGACGGCATAGCCAGGGGGGCCGGCGAGCAGGCACAACAGGTCCAGGCCGTCTCCACGACCACCATGCAGATGGCGGCCGGAGTGGAGCAGGTCGCAGAGCGTGCGCGTGACGTCGCCGAGGCCTCGGCCGAGATGAAGGACGTGGCCGAGCACGGGGCGCGCGCCGTGCGCCAGACGGTGGACGGCATGTCTGAGATCCGGACGGTCGTGGCGGCGGCCGCGGCACGCGTTGGCGACCTCGGCCGGCTGGGCGAGAAGATCGGGGCGGTGGTCGAGACCATCGACGACATCGCCGAGCAGACCAATCTCCTGGCCCTGAACGCGGCCATCGAGGCGGCTCGGGCCGGCGAGCACGGCAAGGGGTTCGCGGTGGTGGCTGACGAGGTCCGCAAGCTGGCCGAGCGCTCCCAGCGCGAGACGCGGGCCATCTCGGAGCTGATCCGTGAGGTGCAGGCGCGCACCCGCGAGGCCGTGGACGCGATGGAGCAGGGGTCGGTGCGTGTCGAGCAGGGCTCCGCGCGGGCCGACGAGGCCGGCTCCTCGCTGGCGGAGATCCTGCGGGCGGTGGACACGACGGTCAGCCAGGTGACGCAGATCGCCTCGGCGGCGCAGGAGATGGCCGGCGGCGCGCGGGGGGTGGTCGACTCGATGGGCAGCATCAGCGCGGTGGTCGAGGAGAACTCGGCAGCGACCGAGCAGATGGCCGCCCAGGCCGGGCAGGTCAACGCGGCGATCGACGCGATTGCCAGCGTGTCGGAGTCGAACAGCGCCGCCACCGAGGAGGTATCGGCGTCCGCCGAGCAGATGTCGGCCCAGGTGGAGGAGATGAACGCCCAGGCCGAGGAGCTGGCATCGACCGCCGAGGGGCTGCGGGATCTGGTGGCCCAGTTCCAGCTCGATCAGTCCGCCGAGCCGCGCCAGGTGGGCGGCCAGGGTGAGCGCCAGTCGGGCCAGCGCGAGCGACAGACGGGCCAGCAGCGGGCTGCCGGCCGGCGGCGCGCGGCGTAG
- a CDS encoding HAD family phosphatase yields MARSEPRAVIWDVDGTLVDSLECHWQAWCEALAHRDYVLSRERFESIIGQKMDTALRSLLGPDLTPEEIRRLEDIKETRCRDLMRAGGIALLPGVTEWLDRLRDDGWRQGVASSAPGLNLTVMLGAHRLERYFGAIVCAEDVARGKPDPEPFVTAAERLGVDARRCIVVEDAAPGIEGARRAGMRTIGVGPGYAALRADVTVPTLADLPEGVFGSLLGA; encoded by the coding sequence ATGGCGCGCTCCGAGCCGCGCGCTGTCATCTGGGACGTTGACGGCACGCTGGTCGATTCGCTCGAATGTCACTGGCAGGCTTGGTGTGAGGCGCTGGCTCATCGCGACTATGTGCTGAGTCGGGAGCGCTTCGAGTCTATCATCGGCCAGAAGATGGACACGGCGCTCCGCAGCCTGCTCGGTCCCGACCTCACGCCGGAGGAGATTCGGCGGCTCGAAGACATCAAGGAGACGAGGTGTCGGGACCTCATGCGGGCCGGAGGCATCGCGCTCCTCCCCGGCGTGACGGAGTGGCTTGACCGGCTCCGGGACGACGGCTGGCGTCAGGGCGTGGCCTCGTCGGCACCAGGGCTGAACCTCACGGTGATGCTCGGCGCCCACCGGCTCGAACGGTATTTCGGGGCCATCGTCTGCGCGGAGGACGTTGCCAGGGGAAAGCCTGACCCGGAACCGTTCGTGACGGCCGCCGAGCGGCTTGGGGTCGACGCACGCCGCTGCATCGTCGTCGAGGACGCGGCTCCCGGTATCGAGGGGGCACGCCGCGCCGGCATGCGCACGATTGGTGTCGGGCCGGGGTACGCCGCGCTCCGCGCCGACGTGACTGTGCCAACGCTCGCTGACTTGCCCGAGGGTGTCTTCGGTTCGCTGCTGGGCGCGTGA
- a CDS encoding alpha/beta hydrolase fold domain-containing protein, translating into MSDVVISTVAYGSGGGRPLIMHLLRATPPPAGRAPALLWVHGGAFRHGSKDSGIPKLFPFARRGYVCVSIEYRLSGEAVWPAQIEDCKAAVRYLRAHADELGIDPERIGAWGASAGGHLVAMLGVAPDRPELEGNGGWAEHSSRVQAVCDFYGPSDLLGMVGQASALDHDDADSPEGQLLGGVVSEHPERARSASPVSYPNGTEPPFLIFHGAEDMTVPFEQSQQMYQATGSGDAIFHTVLGAGHGGPAFEHPAVVSRVEAFFDRHLGPAPLPAPADATPRATPTAPQLVTVASRAWVNPDATPPLATFQTFESRAAGGPVGYSLYLPPAYDADASTRYPVIYWLHGMGGDPRRGGTFVRMLDEAIRAGIAPAAIAVLPNGGPAGFYCDWPGGQWPIETVIVEELIPHIDATYRTIAGREGRAIEGQSMGGFGAAHLGFKYPDLFGTVSISAGALIDFTVARPSDDVRRSRVLQTVWGGDAARFHADDPSTLVRQNADRIRGRMLVRSFCGDQDSLLERNDRFHDLLLELGIAHEYTIVPGAAHPYDDKIVRLGVGHFGFFKEAFATVAAR; encoded by the coding sequence ATGTCCGATGTCGTGATCTCGACCGTCGCGTACGGCTCTGGTGGGGGCCGCCCCCTGATCATGCACCTGCTCCGCGCCACCCCGCCGCCGGCCGGCCGCGCGCCAGCCCTGCTCTGGGTCCACGGCGGCGCGTTCCGCCACGGCAGCAAGGACAGCGGCATCCCGAAGCTGTTCCCGTTCGCGCGGCGCGGCTACGTCTGTGTCAGCATCGAGTATCGGCTGAGCGGCGAGGCAGTCTGGCCGGCCCAGATCGAGGACTGCAAGGCGGCCGTCCGCTACCTGCGGGCGCACGCCGACGAGCTGGGCATCGATCCCGAGCGCATCGGGGCGTGGGGCGCATCGGCCGGCGGGCACCTGGTGGCGATGCTCGGCGTGGCGCCGGATCGGCCCGAGCTTGAGGGCAACGGCGGCTGGGCCGAGCACTCCAGCCGCGTGCAGGCCGTCTGCGACTTCTATGGGCCATCCGACCTGCTGGGGATGGTCGGGCAGGCCAGCGCGCTCGACCACGACGACGCCGACTCGCCCGAGGGGCAGCTGCTCGGCGGCGTCGTCAGCGAGCACCCTGAGCGGGCGCGCTCGGCCAGCCCGGTCAGCTACCCGAACGGCACGGAGCCGCCCTTCTTGATCTTCCACGGTGCGGAGGACATGACCGTCCCCTTCGAGCAGAGCCAGCAGATGTACCAGGCGACAGGCTCGGGGGACGCTATCTTCCACACGGTGCTCGGGGCGGGGCACGGCGGCCCAGCCTTCGAGCACCCGGCCGTGGTGAGCCGCGTCGAGGCGTTCTTCGACCGGCATCTCGGGCCGGCCCCGCTGCCCGCGCCGGCCGACGCGACGCCCCGTGCCACGCCGACGGCGCCGCAGCTGGTGACCGTCGCCTCGCGCGCGTGGGTCAACCCCGACGCCACGCCGCCGCTGGCGACATTCCAGACGTTCGAGAGCCGGGCCGCCGGCGGGCCAGTCGGCTACTCGCTGTACCTGCCGCCCGCCTACGACGCCGACGCCAGCACCCGCTACCCCGTCATCTACTGGCTGCACGGGATGGGCGGCGACCCACGGCGCGGCGGCACGTTCGTGCGGATGCTGGACGAGGCGATCCGCGCTGGCATCGCGCCGGCGGCCATCGCGGTGCTGCCGAACGGCGGCCCGGCCGGGTTCTACTGCGACTGGCCCGGCGGGCAGTGGCCGATTGAGACGGTCATCGTCGAGGAGCTGATCCCGCACATCGACGCGACCTACCGCACGATCGCCGGTCGCGAGGGGCGGGCCATCGAAGGGCAGTCGATGGGCGGCTTCGGCGCGGCCCACCTCGGGTTCAAGTATCCGGACCTGTTCGGGACGGTCTCGATCTCGGCCGGCGCGCTGATCGACTTCACCGTGGCCCGGCCGTCAGACGACGTGCGACGGTCGCGGGTGTTGCAGACGGTCTGGGGCGGGGACGCCGCGCGGTTCCACGCCGACGATCCCTCCACGCTGGTGCGGCAGAACGCGGACCGGATCCGGGGGCGGATGCTGGTGCGGAGCTTCTGCGGGGACCAGGACTCGCTGCTGGAGCGCAACGACCGCTTCCACGATCTGCTGCTGGAGCTGGGCATCGCGCACGAGTACACCATCGTGCCGGGCGCGGCGCACCCCTACGACGACAAGATCGTGCGGCTGGGCGTCGGGCACTTCGGCTTCTTCAAGGAGGCGTTCGCGACCGTCGCCGCCCGCTGA
- a CDS encoding methyl-accepting chemotaxis protein, which yields MGSWLRHVRVRWQLIASISSILVLFGVAGWVSIASLGRLADGLDGMYGRELLPLDRVSRATLTLERINTTLEEALNATSPEERAHDIQRLDELSRAFAELLQEYREDRQAAGPQSAVLLAEFDRRWAVFEPNQQKILELAHAGEVDAADEIHDASGVSEAIDALEALSAMHQARAAAARDAGWVEFERQRALVLALLAVAVAAGVGAGYLLSHGIVAPVIRLSQVASRLSAGDVEQQIELDSDNEIGQLARDFRRMIAYQRSMAVAAQAIADGDLTVQIDPHSEQDRLGMAFAAMVEGLHELVEKLQLSADGLNHTAGDLGQAATQTSGAVQQVAGAIQCVADGAQDSSRAAQSSHRAVDELAQVIEDVARGAREQARQLQEASTTTVGMVSGIERVATNARSVAATSEQARLSAEHGAEAIRETVAGMQEIQSVVATAATTVEHLGALGERIGSVVEIIDEIAEQTNLLALNAAIEAARAGEHGAGFAVVADEVRKLAERSQRETREISALIVQVQASTQQAMAAMHAGSDRVGAGVAKADQAGAALGKILDAVAATVSEVNGIAVASQEMADGARSVVQMMQTLAVEVDGSSSATEQMAARAEEVTEAIRTSAAVSEANSISAEQVSASTEEMSAQVEEMTAQAEELVVTAEMLRSLVTRFQLAEGVSGREGDALPPAGARLPQSAPAWTRAS from the coding sequence ATGGGATCCTGGCTACGCCATGTGCGTGTGCGCTGGCAACTTATCGCCAGCATCAGCTCGATTCTGGTTTTGTTCGGCGTGGCTGGCTGGGTCAGCATCGCGTCGTTGGGCCGGCTGGCGGACGGTCTCGACGGCATGTACGGGCGCGAGCTGCTGCCGCTCGACCGCGTTTCGCGGGCGACGCTGACGCTCGAACGGATCAACACCACGCTGGAAGAGGCTCTGAACGCGACCTCGCCCGAGGAGCGCGCTCACGACATCCAGCGCCTCGACGAGCTGAGCCGAGCGTTCGCCGAGCTGCTCCAAGAGTACCGCGAGGACCGTCAGGCGGCCGGGCCACAGAGCGCCGTCCTGCTGGCCGAGTTCGACCGGCGGTGGGCCGTCTTCGAGCCAAACCAACAGAAGATCCTCGAACTGGCGCATGCGGGCGAGGTTGACGCGGCTGACGAGATCCACGATGCGAGCGGCGTGTCCGAGGCGATTGACGCACTCGAAGCGCTCAGCGCGATGCACCAGGCGCGGGCCGCCGCTGCGAGAGATGCCGGGTGGGTCGAGTTTGAGCGACAGCGGGCGCTCGTGCTGGCCCTGCTGGCGGTGGCGGTCGCAGCCGGTGTTGGGGCCGGCTACCTGCTCTCGCACGGCATCGTCGCGCCAGTCATCCGGCTGTCGCAGGTGGCGTCGCGGCTGAGCGCAGGCGACGTCGAGCAGCAGATCGAGCTGGATTCCGACAACGAAATCGGGCAGCTTGCTCGCGACTTTCGCCGGATGATCGCGTATCAGCGGTCAATGGCGGTGGCAGCCCAGGCTATCGCGGACGGTGACCTGACGGTCCAGATCGATCCGCACTCTGAGCAGGACCGCCTCGGGATGGCCTTCGCAGCGATGGTCGAGGGGTTGCACGAGCTCGTCGAGAAGCTGCAGCTCTCGGCGGATGGGTTGAACCATACGGCCGGGGATCTCGGGCAGGCGGCGACCCAGACGAGCGGCGCGGTTCAGCAGGTCGCCGGCGCGATCCAGTGTGTGGCCGACGGCGCCCAGGACAGCAGTCGAGCGGCCCAGTCGTCGCACCGCGCGGTGGACGAGCTTGCCCAGGTCATTGAGGACGTGGCGCGCGGCGCTCGCGAACAGGCACGCCAGCTTCAGGAGGCTTCGACGACGACGGTTGGGATGGTCTCGGGGATCGAGCGGGTGGCAACCAACGCGCGCTCGGTGGCGGCGACGAGCGAGCAGGCCCGGCTCTCGGCGGAGCATGGCGCGGAGGCGATCCGAGAGACCGTCGCCGGCATGCAGGAGATCCAGTCGGTGGTGGCGACGGCCGCCACGACCGTCGAGCATCTTGGAGCGCTCGGCGAACGCATCGGCTCGGTGGTCGAGATCATCGACGAGATCGCGGAGCAGACCAATCTGCTGGCGCTGAACGCGGCCATTGAGGCGGCCCGGGCCGGCGAGCACGGCGCAGGCTTTGCGGTGGTGGCCGACGAGGTCCGCAAGCTCGCCGAGCGCTCGCAGCGGGAGACCCGCGAGATTTCAGCGCTGATCGTCCAGGTGCAGGCCAGCACCCAGCAGGCGATGGCGGCGATGCACGCCGGCTCCGACCGGGTCGGGGCGGGGGTCGCCAAAGCCGATCAGGCAGGCGCCGCCCTCGGCAAGATTCTTGACGCGGTCGCGGCGACGGTGAGCGAAGTGAACGGCATCGCCGTGGCCTCCCAGGAGATGGCGGATGGGGCGCGGAGCGTCGTGCAGATGATGCAGACGCTGGCGGTCGAGGTTGACGGCAGCTCGTCGGCGACCGAGCAGATGGCGGCCCGCGCCGAGGAGGTCACCGAGGCGATCCGGACCAGTGCCGCCGTTTCGGAGGCGAACTCGATTTCGGCTGAGCAGGTCTCGGCGTCCACCGAGGAGATGAGCGCCCAGGTTGAGGAGATGACGGCGCAGGCCGAAGAGCTGGTGGTCACTGCCGAGATGCTGCGGTCACTCGTGACGCGGTTCCAGCTCGCGGAGGGCGTCAGCGGACGGGAGGGCGACGCCCTCCCGCCCGCTGGCGCCCGTCTCCCCCAGTCAGCGCCGGCGTGGACTCGCGCGAGCTGA
- a CDS encoding uridine kinase: MSPHDARETTRQTLLDSLADRIASIRRPHPVRVAIDGVDAAGKTTLADELAEVIGSRGRSVVRASIDGFHRPRAERQQRGPLSPEGYYHDSFDYSALQETLLLPLGPRGSRRYRRAVFDSRADRSVEMPTEIADPDAVLLFDGVFLLRPELVSFWDLRVFVDVDFSVAYNRAMLRDLELFGTAAAVHDRYTRRYIPGQRLYLAAAQPRERADIVVTNDDSAHPVLIVRRTDSISDSGSVC; the protein is encoded by the coding sequence ATGTCACCACACGACGCTCGTGAAACCACCCGTCAGACACTCCTCGACTCGTTGGCCGACCGAATCGCCAGTATTCGGCGGCCACATCCGGTCCGCGTCGCGATTGACGGGGTTGATGCCGCGGGCAAGACCACACTGGCCGACGAGCTGGCCGAGGTGATCGGGTCGCGAGGACGGTCGGTCGTACGGGCATCAATCGATGGGTTCCATCGCCCTCGCGCCGAGCGCCAGCAGCGTGGCCCACTCTCGCCGGAGGGCTACTATCACGACTCCTTCGACTACTCCGCGCTGCAGGAGACTCTTCTCCTACCGTTGGGGCCGAGAGGCAGTCGTCGCTACCGCCGGGCGGTGTTCGACTCCCGAGCCGACAGGTCTGTTGAGATGCCCACCGAGATCGCAGATCCTGACGCGGTGCTCCTGTTCGACGGCGTGTTCTTGCTGCGACCGGAGCTGGTGAGCTTCTGGGATCTTCGGGTCTTTGTAGACGTGGATTTCTCCGTAGCGTACAACCGTGCCATGCTTCGCGATCTGGAGCTCTTCGGGACCGCTGCCGCCGTCCATGACCGCTACACACGGCGGTATATCCCTGGGCAGCGCCTGTACCTGGCAGCGGCTCAGCCACGAGAGCGCGCCGATATCGTCGTGACGAACGACGATTCGGCACACCCGGTTCTCATCGTTCGTCGGACTGACTCGATCTCCGACTCGGGATCGGTATGCTGA
- a CDS encoding TrpB-like pyridoxal phosphate-dependent enzyme: MPLDDKQTKIVLDERDLPTHWYNIVPDLSSPPAPALHPGTGQPLGPADLAPLFPMGIIMQEVSQEPRIEIPDEVRDIYRLWRPSPLFRARRLEKALDTPAHIYYKYEGVSPSGSHKTNTAVAQAYYNKQEGIKRLTTETGAGQWGTAIALAATMFDLECTVYMVKASYYQKPYRKSLIQAYGATIYASPSEQTNAGRKVLEEAPDSPGSLGIAISEAVEDAATHDDAHYSLGSVLNHVLLHQTVVGQESMKQMELAGEYPDVVIGCVGGGSNFAGISFPFVGERLKHGKKTRFVAAEPLACPTLTKGVYTYDLGDTVGLTPLVKMHTLGHTFVPPSIHAGGLRYHGDAPLVCQLVDEGVIEAVAHAQTKVFDAAVQFARTEGIMPAPESAHAIRSAIDEALAAKEAGEPRVILFLLSGHGHFDMAAYDAYFSGQLEDYEYPEAAIQEALAHLPQVAGR; encoded by the coding sequence ATGCCCCTGGACGACAAGCAGACCAAGATTGTGCTCGACGAACGCGATCTGCCGACCCACTGGTACAATATCGTCCCGGACCTGTCCAGCCCGCCGGCCCCAGCCCTGCACCCGGGCACCGGACAGCCGCTCGGCCCGGCCGATCTGGCTCCCCTGTTCCCGATGGGGATCATCATGCAGGAGGTCTCGCAGGAGCCCCGCATCGAGATCCCCGACGAGGTCCGGGACATCTACCGGCTCTGGCGGCCCTCGCCGCTGTTCCGCGCCCGCCGGCTGGAGAAGGCGCTCGATACCCCTGCCCACATCTACTACAAGTACGAGGGCGTCTCGCCCTCAGGCTCGCACAAGACCAACACGGCCGTCGCCCAGGCCTACTACAACAAGCAAGAGGGCATCAAACGGCTGACCACCGAGACCGGGGCCGGCCAGTGGGGCACGGCCATCGCCCTGGCCGCCACCATGTTCGACCTCGAGTGCACGGTGTACATGGTCAAGGCGTCCTACTACCAGAAGCCGTATCGGAAGTCGTTGATCCAGGCGTACGGCGCGACCATCTACGCCAGCCCGTCAGAGCAGACCAACGCCGGCCGCAAGGTGCTGGAGGAAGCGCCCGACTCGCCAGGATCGCTCGGCATCGCCATCTCGGAGGCCGTCGAGGACGCCGCCACCCACGACGATGCCCACTACTCGCTCGGCAGCGTCCTGAACCACGTGCTGCTGCATCAGACGGTCGTCGGGCAGGAGAGCATGAAGCAGATGGAGCTGGCCGGCGAGTACCCGGACGTGGTCATCGGGTGCGTCGGCGGCGGCTCCAACTTCGCCGGGATCTCGTTCCCGTTCGTGGGGGAGCGGCTCAAGCACGGCAAGAAGACGCGCTTCGTCGCCGCCGAGCCGCTGGCCTGCCCGACCCTCACCAAGGGCGTCTACACCTACGACCTGGGCGACACCGTCGGGCTGACGCCGCTGGTCAAGATGCACACGCTCGGGCACACGTTCGTGCCGCCGTCGATCCACGCGGGCGGCCTGCGCTACCACGGCGACGCGCCCCTGGTCTGCCAGCTGGTGGACGAGGGGGTCATCGAGGCCGTCGCGCACGCCCAGACGAAGGTATTCGACGCCGCCGTGCAGTTCGCGCGGACCGAGGGGATCATGCCGGCCCCCGAGTCGGCCCACGCGATCCGCTCGGCCATCGACGAGGCGCTGGCTGCGAAGGAGGCCGGCGAGCCGCGCGTGATCCTCTTCCTGCTCTCCGGGCACGGCCACTTCGACATGGCCGCCTACGACGCCTACTTCTCGGGCCAGCTCGAAGACTACGAGTACCCGGAAGCGGCCATCCAGGAGGCGCTGGCGCATCTGCCCCAGGTGGCGGGCCGCTGA
- the cysD gene encoding sulfate adenylyltransferase subunit CysD: MSAAVAARPAARLDHLEWLEAEAIYILREVAASAQKPALLFSGGKDSCVVLRLAEKAFRPGAFPFPLLHIDTGHNFQEVLDFRDARTRDLNERLIVRSVEDSMARGTVKLRGELDSRNAAQSVTLLEAIEEFGFDALIGGARRDEEKARAKERIFSFRDSFGQWDPKNQRPELWDLYNARVHPGEHLRVFPISNWTELDVWQYIERERLPLPELYFAHQRQVVRRRGLLVPVTPITPPRAEETVETLTVRFRTVGDISCTCPVASAAATVEDIIRETAVEEITERGATRMDDQTSEASMERRKREGYF; this comes from the coding sequence ATGAGCGCCGCCGTGGCAGCTCGGCCCGCTGCCCGCCTCGACCATCTGGAGTGGCTCGAAGCCGAGGCCATCTACATTTTGCGCGAGGTGGCGGCCTCCGCCCAGAAGCCGGCCCTGTTGTTCTCGGGCGGCAAGGATAGCTGCGTCGTGCTGCGGCTGGCCGAGAAGGCGTTCCGGCCAGGGGCGTTCCCGTTCCCGCTGCTCCACATCGACACCGGCCACAACTTCCAGGAAGTGCTCGACTTCCGAGACGCGCGCACCCGCGACCTGAACGAGCGGCTGATCGTGCGGTCGGTCGAGGACTCGATGGCGCGCGGAACGGTCAAGCTGCGGGGCGAGCTGGACTCGCGGAACGCCGCGCAGTCGGTGACGCTGCTGGAGGCCATCGAAGAGTTCGGCTTCGACGCGCTGATCGGTGGGGCGCGCCGCGACGAGGAGAAGGCTCGCGCCAAGGAGCGGATCTTCTCCTTCCGCGACAGCTTCGGCCAGTGGGATCCGAAGAACCAGCGGCCCGAGCTGTGGGATCTGTACAACGCCCGCGTCCATCCTGGCGAGCACCTGCGGGTCTTCCCGATCTCCAACTGGACCGAGCTTGACGTCTGGCAGTACATCGAGCGGGAGCGGCTGCCGCTGCCCGAGCTGTACTTCGCCCATCAGCGCCAGGTGGTCCGCCGGCGCGGCCTGCTGGTGCCGGTCACGCCGATCACGCCGCCGCGCGCCGAGGAGACGGTCGAGACGCTGACGGTGCGCTTCCGGACGGTTGGGGACATCAGTTGCACCTGCCCGGTCGCCAGCGCTGCCGCCACCGTCGAGGACATCATCCGCGAGACGGCCGTCGAGGAGATCACCGAGCGCGGCGCGACCCGGATGGACGACCAGACCTCCGAGGCGTCGATGGAGCGCCGCAAGCGCGAGGGCTATTTCTAG